The Aedes albopictus strain Foshan chromosome 1, AalbF5, whole genome shotgun sequence genomic interval CGCACGCCTGCCACATGCCCAACAACGAAAGCATCTTCTTCTGTTGGTAGATTAAATGTGGGCACTGCACAAATTACCTTCTCAGTGCCGCTGTCATCAGTTTGTGAATTATGTTGTACCTAAAAACCAAATAATCGTTCATAACAACTGAACAGCCGTTTCTAATCTAATTGTTTCCAAGCTATCTCATTTGATAGTGTTCTGTTATCTCATGCCAGACTAGATAGTCATGCATATCCTGTTTGACAGATAAACTACGACTAGTTATGCCAACTCCAACTGACTAAGCGAATCTCCACACACGATTGAAACCCAAATACAACTCAAAACAATGTGAACGTTACTTCAGAATATGGGTGAGTTCTTTCGAAATAAAATAAACCGATATTTATAAGCAACTCATTTATTCAAACAATTCATTTTAGTTCATACAGAATCCATGTTAAGTTCAACTATCAGATGAAATAGCTTTGAAATCATATTATGTTTATTCTACTTCAAGATTATCTTCCATTACCTTTTCTTCAACTTCTTCGCCGTTTTGTTTGATTGCCGCAATTTTTGGTCTTGGCTCGCCCTCTCCTTGCTCGATAGCCGCACGCTTTTATCCTACTCCAAACTTCGGCACGTTCGAGCAACTGCGGGCTAGGTGCCCACGACGCTTACAGTTGTGGCATACCTTGTCAAGATTAGGGCATGCTGAAGGTTCGTGGTACATGCTAGCGCACCGTCAGCAAGCGTTCCGAGACGATCCTTGTGATTGCGCGTGTCCTCGACGGAATGTTCCTCTGCTTCGCTGAATACCTCTGAACTTGGATCCAAAGCCACGTCgacttgacgttcctggttcagAATGTTCCCTTACAGCAGCGATTGGCGCACAACTCTGCCGGTTTagcttctgatattcctcctcgTTAAAGATTTCCATTTCTCGATCACTAACCATTGCGATGAGGCTGTTTATATCGCCTTGGTTCACCCAGTTTCGATGGGCCAGCACACGAACGCGGCTGTCGGTAGTTCCTTTAACGATGGTACGAACTATGGCCTCCATTTCTTCATCGTTCTTGTAGCCACACAACTTTGCAGCTGCTCCAACTCTTCTTACAAAAGAGACGCTGGCTTCACCGCTGCGCTGCGCTGTATTCATCAGTTTGCTCCGTTGTCCGATAATGTAGGTTCGGGATCCAAAGTAATGGTCCAGTCGAGCGATAGCGTTTGAGAACGGCCGACTCTGTTCATCCGGCATGTCCGCAGTGGAAGACGTCCCTTGCATCACCTCGAGAAGTTTTGGGCCAGCCTTGATCCTGAATTTATCCATCTTCGCACGCTCGTCTGTCGCTTGTACTAGATTGAAGGACGCATTCACGATTTCCTTCCAATGCTCGTACGCCTTCTTGTCCACGTCCGCTTCACCATCCGATGGCTTACACTCAGGGATGTTTAAGGAACCAAGTGACATATTGCTCATGGTGGCCAGCAAAGATTCGTTTCCGACCGATGCCGACTGGTGAACGTCGGTATCCGATCCGGATCTGAAGTTTACCGCATCGTTATCTGCAGTACTCGCCTCTGAACCTTGTAGCAATTGCTCTTTCTCGAGCCGTACGGAAGCCAGTTCAGACTTAATGGCAGCCAATTCTTCCAAGAGCATCTTTCTTGTGACCTTCGTTTTCGATTTCCTGTGAATTCGAAATAGAAAGATTT includes:
- the LOC134285863 gene encoding uncharacterized protein LOC134285863, with the protein product MLLEELAAIKSELASVRLEKEQLLQGSEASTADNDAVNFRSGSDTDVHQSASVGNESLLATMSNMSLGSLNIPECKPSDGEADVDKKAYEHWKEIVNASFNLVQATDERAKMDKFRIKAGPKLLEVMQGTSSTADMPDEQSRPFSNAIARLDHYFGSRTYIIGQRSKLMNTAQRSGEASVSFVRRVGAAAKLCGYKNDEEMEAIVRTIVKGTTDSRVRVLAHRNWVNQGDINSLIAMVSDREMEIFNEEEYQKLNRQSCAPIAAVREHSEPGTSSRRGFGSKFRGIQRSRGTFRRGHAQSQGSSRNAC